In Flavobacteriaceae bacterium, the following proteins share a genomic window:
- a CDS encoding DUF1835 domain-containing protein, which yields MKKQYHILNGDALKNKFPKTINGEIIVARECLVDGPVKENNLNELYKTRAKFLNNNYGGCSEQDYFKKVVVEFQKIQNIPEDTEINLWFEDDLFCQVNFWFVSWLLYSSNKENSVFLVRPQTHNQYGFGGLNSSELNLIYKNRILLTEIKSITNLWEFYQNNKTEHLLKVATKLQHIYPFILPAVKAHIDRIPAKGKLTRPIQSLMQIMKDLKTEEFGPVFIEFNNRENIYGFGDLQVKRIFDAIKKNA from the coding sequence ATGAAAAAACAATACCACATCTTAAATGGAGATGCACTTAAAAATAAATTTCCAAAAACTATTAATGGAGAAATTATCGTTGCACGAGAATGTTTGGTAGACGGCCCAGTAAAAGAAAATAATTTAAATGAGTTATATAAAACTCGAGCTAAGTTCTTAAATAATAATTATGGAGGTTGCTCAGAACAAGATTATTTTAAGAAAGTTGTAGTTGAGTTTCAAAAAATACAAAATATTCCAGAAGATACAGAAATAAACCTTTGGTTTGAGGATGATCTATTTTGTCAGGTAAACTTTTGGTTTGTTAGCTGGCTTTTATATAGTTCTAATAAAGAGAACTCTGTTTTTCTTGTAAGACCTCAAACTCATAATCAATATGGCTTTGGTGGTTTAAATAGTTCTGAGCTAAATTTAATATACAAAAACAGAATATTGCTCACAGAAATCAAAAGCATTACAAATCTTTGGGAGTTTTATCAAAACAATAAAACAGAGCATTTACTTAAAGTAGCTACGAAATTACAACATATATACCCCTTTATACTTCCTGCTGTAAAAGCCCATATAGATCGAATTCCAGCTAAAGGGAAATTAACAAGGCCAATACAATCTCTTATGCAAATAATGAAAGATCTAAAAACTGAAGAGTTTGGCCCTGTATTTATTGAGTTCAATAATCGTGAAAATATATACGGGTTTGGTGATTTGCAGGTAAAAAGAATATTTGATGCTATTAAAAAAAATGCTTAG
- a CDS encoding esterase family protein has translation MKLRIMKKIFTSVFIFLFISINAQQSGEIIKKIIHSKLLEKTITKESPDRNVSIYLPPSYAHNKNKHYSVVYLFHGFAGTDDDWIRPRYKGKKFMTIKSVMDEGIANGKFGEMIVVMTNQSTNSLGGWYVNSKVTGNWKDFTTKELINYIDSNYRTIKKAQNRGIVGHSMGGYGAITLAMENPDTYSVLYALNPALIDFVGDLTSENKAFERISTSRSLNELIANQDVWSIGLISMGQAFSPNINNPPFYTNLPYHMENGKLIRNNSVYQLWKKQSPSQLVKRYVNNASKLKGIKLDSGFYDEFKFIILNTRVFSKELTKNGINHIFEEYNGDHRNRLWGKQGRLYSDVFPYFWELLEHK, from the coding sequence ATGAAATTAAGAATCATGAAAAAAATATTTACTAGTGTATTTATCTTTTTATTTATTTCTATAAATGCACAACAATCAGGCGAAATAATAAAGAAAATAATACATAGTAAACTACTTGAAAAAACAATTACTAAAGAGTCTCCTGATAGAAATGTTTCTATTTATTTACCTCCTAGCTATGCACATAATAAAAATAAACACTATTCTGTTGTTTATCTTTTCCATGGTTTTGCTGGTACTGATGATGATTGGATTAGACCTAGATACAAAGGAAAAAAATTTATGACAATAAAAAGTGTTATGGATGAAGGTATTGCTAATGGTAAGTTTGGAGAAATGATTGTTGTGATGACTAATCAAAGTACGAACTCTTTAGGTGGTTGGTATGTCAATTCGAAGGTTACAGGAAACTGGAAAGATTTTACCACAAAGGAATTGATTAACTATATAGATTCTAACTACAGGACAATAAAAAAAGCTCAAAATAGAGGGATTGTAGGGCATTCAATGGGTGGTTATGGGGCTATTACACTAGCAATGGAAAATCCTGATACTTATAGCGTTTTATATGCCCTTAATCCAGCACTTATAGATTTCGTAGGAGATCTTACTTCAGAAAATAAAGCATTCGAGAGAATCTCAACATCAAGATCTTTAAATGAACTTATAGCTAATCAGGATGTATGGAGTATTGGCCTTATATCCATGGGGCAAGCATTTTCACCTAATATTAACAATCCACCGTTTTATACTAATCTTCCATATCATATGGAAAATGGAAAATTAATACGTAATAATTCTGTTTACCAACTGTGGAAAAAACAATCACCTAGCCAATTAGTAAAGCGTTATGTTAACAATGCTTCTAAATTAAAAGGGATAAAATTAGATAGTGGGTTTTATGATGAGTTTAAGTTTATTATTCTAAACACTAGAGTATTCTCAAAAGAGCTTACTAAAAACGGAATCAATCATATTTTTGAAGAGTACAATGGAGATCATAGAAATCGTCTTTGGGGGAAACAAGGGAGGCTCTATAGTGATGTATTCCCATATTTTTGGGAGCTACTCGAACATAAATAA
- a CDS encoding AraC family transcriptional regulator, whose amino-acid sequence MIDIWLILYSIGIVQGFFLITLLLLMKKGRKLTIKLLILLLICPLTLIIPKFFSILFPGIFFSVFRSSEAIPLLIGPIFLLYTFSVLNSNFKLKKNDILHFTPFLFFFIFFLPYSGFSKTDINRVALISIIFSWLKGLHSFFYFLICRFYINKFRKKNSIKNNFNITLIHRFVIFQLIVVVIVYLLVTLEYLNPNLNIEPDRISAFIFTFSYFFFALILVLYPKDLIPEDEQIIKQNRYQKSTLNHKDKLLILKNLEKTLKEEKPYLNPNLSLNHLASMIDINSNLLSQVINELLNKNFFQLINEYRVEEIKSNIGDTKKTFYGIALDSGFNSKSAFNRIFKDYTGLTPSQYKKSIQK is encoded by the coding sequence ATGATAGATATTTGGCTGATTTTATATAGTATTGGTATAGTGCAAGGGTTTTTCTTAATCACTTTACTATTGTTAATGAAAAAAGGACGTAAGCTAACTATAAAGCTGCTTATACTTCTTTTAATATGTCCCTTAACTTTAATTATTCCAAAGTTTTTTTCCATTTTATTTCCAGGAATTTTTTTTTCTGTTTTTCGATCGAGCGAAGCGATTCCTTTATTAATAGGTCCAATATTTTTACTCTATACTTTTTCAGTTCTCAATTCTAATTTTAAGCTCAAAAAAAATGACATACTGCATTTTACTCCTTTTCTCTTTTTTTTCATTTTTTTTCTGCCATACAGTGGATTTTCGAAAACAGATATAAATAGAGTAGCATTAATTTCAATTATATTTAGCTGGCTTAAAGGACTACACTCATTTTTCTATTTCTTAATATGCAGATTTTATATTAACAAGTTTCGAAAAAAGAACAGCATAAAAAACAATTTTAATATCACCTTAATTCATCGATTTGTTATTTTTCAACTCATCGTTGTTGTTATCGTATATTTACTTGTGACACTAGAGTATTTAAATCCAAACCTAAACATTGAGCCTGATCGAATTTCTGCTTTTATATTTACTTTTTCATATTTCTTTTTTGCTTTAATATTAGTATTATATCCAAAAGATTTAATTCCTGAAGACGAACAAATCATTAAACAAAACAGATATCAAAAGTCAACTCTTAATCATAAAGACAAGCTTTTAATATTAAAGAATCTTGAAAAAACTTTAAAGGAAGAGAAACCTTATTTAAACCCAAATTTATCTTTAAATCATTTAGCTTCAATGATTGATATAAACTCAAATTTATTGTCACAAGTAATTAATGAGTTATTAAATAAGAATTTCTTTCAGCTAATTAATGAATATCGAGTTGAAGAAATAAAAAGCAACATTGGAGACACTAAAAAAACATTTTATGGTATTGCTTTAGATAGTGGTTTCAATAGTAAATCTGCTTTCAATCGTATTTTTAAAGATTACACTGGCCTTACACCTTCTCAGTATAAAAAATCTATTCAAAAATAA
- a CDS encoding DUF2200 domain-containing protein: MKVTVEKNEKVANMIFASIYPLYLNRLEKNGRTKAELNQVIKWFTGFDQDVLQALIDEKVTFRTFFEKAEIHPNAHMIKGVVCGYRIEEIEDEFELYKQCRRMEKLIDELAKGRKMEKILREEKK, encoded by the coding sequence ATGAAAGTTACAGTCGAAAAAAATGAAAAGGTTGCCAATATGATATTTGCATCCATTTATCCACTTTACCTGAATAGATTGGAGAAAAATGGTAGAACAAAAGCAGAACTCAACCAAGTAATTAAATGGTTCACTGGTTTCGATCAAGATGTTTTACAAGCACTTATTGATGAAAAAGTAACCTTTAGAACATTTTTTGAAAAAGCAGAAATTCATCCCAATGCACACATGATTAAAGGAGTTGTTTGTGGTTATCGAATTGAAGAAATAGAAGATGAATTTGAATTATATAAACAATGTAGACGTATGGAAAAACTGATTGATGAATTGGCAAAAGGTCGTAAAATGGAGAAAATTTTGCGTGAAGAAAAAAAATAA
- a CDS encoding peptidase M1 — translation MWYEIFKFEIKYRIKRPDTYAFFAFLFLFSIGGVDFIFEGMDFNIIKRNAPITIARSMAAITGISLVIASMVMGVPILRDFEYKIESLMFVNPIRKRDYLLGRFLGSFTVLLFVFSGMLWGFTLGEFMPWHKPGHLLPFNFLAYLQPFCYIVLPLVFFGAAVFFVTGFLSRKLIVVYTQAIFIFVLFMLTKSIENEFLQALLDPFSLTSLTDMVEGWSITQRNSQLIPFNDVLLYNKLFWVAIGSVVLIIGYYKFNFNVVRDKAHKKRKTLSLDTSNHLENFDTKIPYAIVHENIKTQCIQLIHHSLFYFKSILKETAFWAIVICGMIIIIINSISLGTVYGVDSYPKTHLIVGELKEMSGFFFAIILIFYSGELIWKERIVKLNLIYDATPISNFINLSGKFIGLILIYTVLMLSLILAGVLFQTVNGYYHYELDVYFYGFFLEMLPFLILYTFVAFLAQVLMNNKFTGIVATLILFVGTIILGFIGVEHDLLSFGGSILTFYSDMNGYGHFLFPYLLIKTYWISFSVLLFIVATAFVVRGTETSFKMRWRLSKYHLTKPLLRLGVLAFLLFFIIGTYIFYNTNILNTYWTSTKELEYRASYEKTLKKFEYIPQPKIVDVNLNVELYPSERNYTAEGYYIFQNTTETVINEIHVQKLIESNVTLEYVTFKDGAIKNNEYDEYGYFIYKLNKPLQPGNDIRMNFKQTFETKGFEESGSNSSVVKNGTFFNNKNFPTLGYNRRYELRNSDDRADYQLPKRLNKAAIDNSKELLNARSGSDSDGINFEMVIGTDKDQTAVVSGKLLKQWEENDRNYFHYKTNQSIIDFYSIVSAQYEIKKDIWQSKLDETNQPVNLEIYYHKGHEYNLNRMMESMKASFDYYSANFTPYQYEHLRIMEFPRYAEFAQSFPGTVPFSESIGFVLDIDDEKDVDMAFYVTAHELAHQWFGMQIEAANVQGQYFILETLSQYAAIMVLEHYYSKEKVQQFLELQKERYGEGKIREASEELPLALVENQDYIYYAKGAINMYTLQETIGEKNVNLAIKRFINDWDTNKGKLKLNTNRYATSKDLLNYFREVTPDDLQYLITELFESVNELKD, via the coding sequence ATGTGGTACGAAATATTCAAATTCGAAATTAAATACAGAATAAAACGCCCAGATACTTATGCATTCTTTGCATTTCTATTTCTATTCTCTATAGGAGGTGTAGATTTTATTTTTGAAGGAATGGATTTTAATATTATAAAAAGGAATGCGCCTATAACTATCGCTAGATCAATGGCTGCAATTACAGGTATTTCTTTAGTGATCGCATCTATGGTAATGGGAGTGCCTATTTTGCGAGATTTCGAATATAAAATAGAATCTCTAATGTTTGTAAACCCTATAAGGAAAAGAGACTATTTATTAGGTCGGTTTTTGGGTTCTTTTACGGTGTTGCTTTTTGTGTTTAGTGGTATGCTATGGGGTTTTACTTTAGGAGAATTTATGCCTTGGCATAAACCGGGTCATTTATTGCCATTTAACTTTCTAGCTTACTTGCAACCTTTCTGTTATATTGTTTTACCTCTTGTCTTTTTTGGAGCTGCAGTATTTTTTGTGACCGGTTTTTTAAGTAGAAAATTAATAGTAGTTTATACACAAGCTATTTTCATTTTTGTATTGTTCATGCTTACTAAGTCAATCGAAAATGAATTTTTACAAGCATTATTAGACCCTTTTTCTCTAACATCATTGACTGATATGGTAGAGGGTTGGTCAATAACTCAACGAAATTCACAATTGATTCCTTTTAACGATGTACTTTTATATAATAAATTATTTTGGGTAGCTATTGGTAGTGTTGTTTTAATAATTGGGTATTATAAATTCAATTTTAATGTGGTAAGAGATAAAGCCCATAAAAAAAGAAAAACACTATCATTAGATACATCTAATCATTTAGAAAACTTTGATACTAAAATACCATATGCGATAGTACATGAAAATATAAAAACACAATGTATTCAATTAATACACCATTCGTTATTTTATTTTAAATCCATACTTAAAGAAACAGCTTTTTGGGCGATAGTAATTTGTGGTATGATTATCATTATCATCAATTCTATTAGTTTAGGAACAGTCTATGGCGTTGACAGTTATCCTAAAACACATCTTATAGTTGGAGAGCTAAAAGAGATGTCAGGTTTTTTCTTCGCTATTATATTAATATTTTATTCAGGAGAACTTATTTGGAAAGAAAGAATAGTAAAATTAAATCTTATTTATGATGCTACACCTATATCCAATTTTATAAACTTATCAGGTAAATTTATAGGCCTGATATTAATTTATACAGTGTTAATGTTATCTTTGATTCTAGCAGGAGTTCTCTTCCAAACGGTTAACGGATATTATCATTATGAACTAGATGTCTATTTTTATGGCTTCTTTCTAGAAATGCTTCCCTTTTTAATACTTTATACTTTTGTTGCTTTTCTAGCTCAAGTATTGATGAATAATAAATTTACAGGAATTGTGGCGACCTTAATTCTTTTTGTAGGCACTATCATTTTAGGGTTTATAGGTGTAGAACATGATCTACTTAGCTTTGGAGGTAGTATACTAACATTTTATTCTGACATGAATGGTTATGGCCATTTTTTATTTCCTTATCTTTTGATAAAAACGTATTGGATATCTTTTTCAGTCCTTTTATTTATAGTCGCTACTGCTTTTGTCGTTAGGGGAACAGAAACCAGTTTTAAAATGAGATGGAGGTTAAGTAAATATCACTTAACAAAACCTTTATTAAGACTTGGAGTATTGGCGTTTTTGTTATTCTTTATAATAGGGACTTACATTTTTTATAACACCAATATTTTAAATACATATTGGACTAGCACTAAAGAATTGGAGTATAGAGCATCTTATGAAAAAACACTCAAAAAGTTTGAATACATACCGCAACCAAAAATAGTAGATGTGAATTTAAATGTTGAATTGTACCCTTCAGAACGTAATTATACGGCAGAAGGTTATTATATATTTCAAAATACTACTGAAACAGTTATTAATGAAATACATGTTCAAAAACTAATAGAATCAAATGTTACATTAGAATATGTCACTTTTAAAGATGGTGCAATAAAAAATAATGAATACGATGAGTATGGTTATTTTATTTATAAATTAAACAAACCATTACAGCCTGGGAATGATATTAGAATGAATTTTAAACAAACTTTTGAAACTAAAGGTTTTGAGGAATCTGGTTCTAATTCTAGTGTTGTTAAAAATGGAACTTTTTTTAACAATAAAAACTTTCCAACTTTAGGGTATAATCGAAGATATGAACTTCGTAATAGTGATGATCGAGCTGATTATCAATTACCGAAGAGATTAAATAAGGCAGCTATAGATAATTCGAAAGAATTGCTAAACGCGAGATCAGGGAGTGACTCCGACGGGATTAATTTTGAGATGGTAATTGGTACAGATAAAGATCAAACAGCCGTTGTGTCAGGAAAACTATTAAAACAGTGGGAAGAAAACGATCGTAATTATTTTCATTATAAAACCAATCAATCTATTATTGATTTTTATTCGATTGTTTCTGCGCAATATGAAATTAAAAAAGATATCTGGCAATCCAAACTTGATGAAACAAACCAACCAGTCAATTTAGAAATATATTATCATAAAGGACATGAGTATAATTTAAATAGAATGATGGAATCTATGAAAGCCTCATTTGATTATTACAGTGCTAATTTCACCCCATATCAGTATGAGCATTTGCGTATCATGGAATTTCCTCGATATGCAGAATTTGCGCAATCCTTTCCAGGTACAGTACCATTTTCTGAATCTATTGGTTTTGTGTTAGATATAGATGATGAAAAAGATGTAGATATGGCTTTTTATGTTACAGCGCATGAACTTGCACATCAATGGTTTGGTATGCAAATAGAAGCAGCAAATGTTCAGGGACAGTATTTTATATTAGAAACTCTATCACAATATGCTGCAATAATGGTTTTGGAACACTACTATTCTAAAGAAAAAGTACAGCAGTTTCTAGAGCTACAAAAAGAAAGATATGGAGAAGGAAAAATAAGAGAAGCATCGGAAGAACTACCTTTAGCATTGGTAGAAAATCAAGATTATATTTACTATGCTAAAGGAGCAATCAATATGTATACTTTGCAAGAAACTATAGGAGAAAAAAATGTAAACCTTGCTATAAAACGTTTTATTAATGATTGGGATACTAATAAAGGGAAACTAAAATTAAATACGAATAGGTATGCAACTAGTAAAGATTTATTAAACTACTTTAGAGAGGTTACTCCTGATGATTTGCAATATCTTATTACAGAGCTTTTTGAATCTGTTAATGAGTTGAAAGATTAA
- a CDS encoding ABC transporter ATP-binding protein: MELIIDNLSKTYSNGVKALNNVSLNIPKGMFGLLGPNGAGKSSLMRTLATLQEADEGAVTLDNLDVLTQKNEVRKVLGYLPQEFGLYPKISAEVLLNHLAVLKGITNKNERKEIVKALLHKTNLYKVRAQNLKEFSGGMKQRFGIAQALLTNPKLLIVDEPTAGLDPAERNRFYNLLSELGENTVVILSTHIVDDVKELCTNMAIINQGEVLLKGNPLKIIQEIEGKIYEKQIHKSELEAYKQEYNVIGERLFLGKPILHILSDDNPRNGFKLIEASLEDVYFSQIFGNNLNNTIKA; the protein is encoded by the coding sequence ATGGAACTCATTATTGACAATCTTTCTAAAACATATTCTAATGGTGTAAAAGCACTAAACAATGTTTCTTTAAATATTCCTAAAGGCATGTTCGGGTTACTAGGACCTAACGGAGCAGGGAAATCTTCATTAATGCGCACATTGGCAACATTGCAAGAAGCTGATGAAGGCGCAGTTACTCTAGATAACTTAGATGTACTTACTCAAAAAAATGAGGTGCGCAAAGTTCTGGGTTATTTGCCACAAGAGTTTGGATTATATCCTAAAATATCTGCTGAAGTATTATTAAATCACCTAGCCGTTTTAAAAGGAATCACAAATAAAAATGAACGAAAAGAAATTGTAAAAGCACTTTTACACAAAACAAACTTATATAAAGTAAGAGCTCAGAATTTAAAAGAGTTCTCTGGAGGCATGAAACAGCGCTTTGGTATAGCTCAAGCTTTACTCACTAACCCAAAACTACTTATTGTAGATGAACCTACAGCTGGATTAGATCCTGCTGAGAGGAACCGATTCTATAACTTATTAAGTGAGCTAGGGGAAAATACAGTAGTTATTTTATCCACTCATATTGTAGATGATGTAAAAGAATTGTGTACCAATATGGCTATTATTAATCAAGGAGAAGTGTTACTTAAAGGTAACCCTTTAAAAATAATACAAGAGATTGAAGGTAAGATCTATGAAAAACAAATTCATAAAAGCGAGCTGGAAGCGTATAAACAAGAATACAATGTTATAGGCGAGAGGTTATTTCTTGGCAAGCCTATTCTCCACATCCTAAGTGATGACAACCCTAGAAATGGCTTTAAATTGATAGAAGCTAGTTTAGAAGATGTATACTTTTCTCAAATCTTCGGTAATAATTTAAATAATACTATAAAGGCATAA
- a CDS encoding sensor histidine kinase, whose translation MFFKISDKKKIIIKRIYKIALILVGLIIVIFNDTFGELEGFVEFIAFYSMIVFITISHWLFKQIRSIIRLKNEKAKTELMHLKSQVNPHFFFNMLNNLYGLVDRDSKKAQKLILKLSDMMRYSIYDGEKDTVLLSQEITYLENYIELHKMRYHKIIDIVFNHNIKDDSIEIMPLLYIILLENAFKHGVENLRENAYVYINMTAENDQINFEIENNFDSTQEKQETGIGLKNLKRRLELVYPKNHTLTVSELDNVYSATLNIKNL comes from the coding sequence ATGTTTTTTAAAATATCCGATAAAAAGAAAATAATAATAAAGCGCATTTATAAAATAGCGCTTATTCTTGTTGGTTTAATCATTGTTATATTCAATGATACTTTTGGTGAACTTGAAGGGTTTGTAGAGTTTATCGCATTTTATTCCATGATTGTATTTATTACAATTTCACATTGGTTATTTAAACAAATCAGATCAATTATTCGGTTAAAAAATGAAAAAGCAAAAACAGAATTAATGCATTTAAAAAGTCAGGTTAATCCACATTTCTTTTTTAATATGCTTAATAACCTCTATGGTTTAGTGGATAGAGATTCTAAGAAAGCTCAAAAACTCATACTGAAACTTTCTGATATGATGCGTTATAGTATTTATGATGGCGAAAAAGATACTGTTTTACTATCGCAAGAGATTACTTATTTAGAAAATTATATAGAACTTCATAAAATGCGCTATCATAAAATTATTGATATTGTATTTAATCACAATATTAAAGATGATAGTATTGAAATAATGCCGTTACTTTATATAATACTTTTAGAAAATGCTTTTAAGCATGGCGTAGAGAATTTACGAGAGAATGCTTATGTTTATATCAATATGACAGCTGAAAATGATCAAATTAATTTTGAAATTGAAAATAATTTTGATTCGACTCAAGAAAAGCAAGAAACAGGAATAGGGCTTAAAAACTTAAAGCGTAGATTAGAATTGGTTTATCCAAAGAATCATACTTTAACCGTTTCTGAATTAGATAATGTGTATAGTGCAACATTGAATATTAAAAATTTATGA
- a CDS encoding DNA-binding response regulator, producing MIKYIIIDDEHIAHDIIKDYCDLLPNMQFMIHCYDAIEALEYLSKNKVDLIFLDLNMPKLKGFDFLKTLPSPPKVIVTTAYSEFALESYELNVIDYLLKPFSFERFLKAVNKAINLKSKEQTISLNENDSDTKSIFLRSNKKHTQVSTDTILYIEASGNYIKVITLSETIIVREKISDLIEILPKGSFIQVHKSFVVAIKYIKNIEGNRLIVNNDTIPIGKHYKMNVNALLK from the coding sequence ATGATCAAATATATCATTATAGATGACGAGCATATAGCACACGATATCATTAAAGATTATTGTGATTTATTGCCCAATATGCAATTTATGATACATTGCTATGATGCTATTGAAGCTCTTGAATATTTAAGTAAAAATAAAGTGGATCTTATTTTTTTAGATCTTAATATGCCTAAACTTAAGGGGTTTGATTTTTTAAAAACATTGCCATCACCACCTAAAGTAATAGTAACTACTGCATACAGTGAATTTGCATTAGAAAGTTATGAGCTTAATGTTATTGACTATTTATTAAAACCTTTTAGTTTTGAACGGTTTTTAAAGGCTGTAAATAAGGCAATAAACTTAAAATCTAAGGAGCAGACTATTTCTTTAAACGAAAACGATTCAGATACAAAAAGTATTTTTCTGCGTTCCAATAAAAAACACACACAAGTTAGTACTGATACCATTCTATATATTGAGGCTTCTGGAAATTATATTAAAGTAATTACATTATCAGAAACTATTATTGTTAGAGAAAAAATTTCTGATTTAATAGAAATTTTACCTAAAGGTAGTTTTATACAAGTTCATAAATCATTTGTTGTAGCTATTAAGTACATTAAGAACATAGAAGGAAATCGATTAATAGTTAATAATGATACAATTCCTATAGGCAAACATTATAAAATGAATGTTAATGCACTTTTAAAATAG
- a CDS encoding LamG domain-containing protein: protein MINKIIGMKKASMLLIFFTTKFLLFSTVTMGQYLYTGVSDQNKTGSKWISSDGLVASYDFETYTSTGLLKDFGPFENHGKTLRNLDTLGFFGKARMFSTLADIVVLPDHKNFDLDGPITVAVWMKVSTLNLHQHILACSDKFVLWTTGKNQFRFADTRGNGFTTLEGTVEADGWHSIIAVWSGAKGDTLSKNNIKIFIDGVQMDGTFENNWKPDTMLAKNACVIGSTLHGAKGHQKLPFEGAIDEIQLFSRALNVDEIKIHATK, encoded by the coding sequence ATGATTAATAAAATTATTGGTATGAAAAAAGCAAGTATGTTATTGATATTTTTTACAACTAAGTTTTTACTTTTCTCCACCGTTACTATGGGGCAGTATCTATATACCGGAGTCTCAGATCAGAACAAAACTGGTTCAAAATGGATCTCATCAGATGGTTTAGTGGCGTCTTACGATTTTGAAACTTATACTAGTACAGGATTATTGAAAGATTTTGGTCCTTTTGAAAATCATGGCAAAACTTTAAGAAATCTTGATACATTAGGATTCTTCGGTAAAGCTCGTATGTTTTCTACTCTTGCAGATATCGTGGTTCTTCCCGATCATAAAAATTTTGATCTTGATGGCCCTATTACGGTAGCAGTTTGGATGAAAGTTTCTACTCTAAATCTACATCAACATATTTTAGCGTGTAGTGATAAATTTGTTCTTTGGACTACAGGAAAAAACCAATTCAGGTTTGCAGACACACGAGGAAATGGTTTTACTACTTTGGAAGGTACTGTTGAAGCTGATGGTTGGCATAGTATTATCGCTGTGTGGTCTGGAGCTAAAGGAGATACTCTTTCTAAAAATAATATCAAAATATTTATTGACGGCGTTCAAATGGACGGTACTTTTGAGAATAACTGGAAACCTGATACTATGCTAGCCAAGAATGCATGTGTCATAGGTTCAACACTTCATGGTGCTAAAGGGCATCAAAAATTACCTTTTGAAGGAGCAATAGACGAGATACAGCTTTTTTCAAGAGCTTTAAATGTTGATGAGATAAAAATACACGCAACTAAATAA
- a CDS encoding DNA-binding response regulator, which yields MKYKCVIIDDEALARGLIKSHLTRLDNFELVASCESAIEASKILRAQQVDLLFLDIEMPVLRGTDFFRNLIYKPKVIFTTAYRDFALDGFELNAIDYLLKPITFGRFFKAIEKFLELKKTSETLTIANNKTKNDYVFIRKERKQVKVFFNDILYIESVKDYIKIVVKNDSHLTKQSLHSFEKSLDDKFLRIHRSYIVNSNKITAYTKNDIEIGKIEIPIGSSYRLSTIDFLST from the coding sequence ATGAAGTATAAATGTGTAATTATCGATGACGAAGCGCTTGCCAGAGGACTCATTAAAAGTCATTTGACTCGATTAGACAATTTTGAGTTAGTCGCTTCTTGTGAAAGTGCAATTGAAGCAAGTAAAATACTAAGAGCGCAACAGGTAGATTTACTTTTTTTAGACATTGAAATGCCTGTTTTAAGAGGCACTGATTTTTTTAGAAATCTAATATACAAACCAAAAGTAATATTCACGACAGCTTATCGAGATTTTGCGCTGGATGGATTTGAGCTTAATGCTATTGATTATCTTCTAAAGCCTATCACGTTCGGGCGTTTTTTCAAAGCAATAGAAAAATTTTTAGAGCTTAAAAAAACTTCTGAAACCCTGACAATAGCTAATAACAAAACAAAAAATGATTATGTCTTTATCAGAAAAGAAAGAAAGCAAGTCAAAGTATTTTTTAATGATATATTATATATTGAAAGTGTTAAGGATTACATAAAGATTGTTGTTAAAAATGATAGTCACTTAACAAAACAAAGCTTGCATTCTTTTGAGAAAAGTCTTGATGATAAATTTCTAAGAATACATCGTTCTTATATTGTAAACAGTAATAAAATAACAGCCTACACTAAAAATGATATTGAAATTGGTAAAATAGAAATTCCTATCGGAAGTAGTTATAGACTATCTACTATAGATTTTTTGAGTACATAA